The Deltaproteobacteria bacterium genomic sequence ACCAAGGGGGGTGGACGAAGAGCCTTGTTGACAAAACTCTGAACGTGAAGATTTCTTATCCAAAGGCGATTTGGGCTAAAATGGGTAAAATTTGCGCAAGCGTGAAAGGACATGTTATCCACAATGAAATATTCGCTGCAAGTCCGGGAGAGCAAGGAATCTATGAAAACACTGTCTGGATGATAGGTGTCTGAGTTGGCAAGAGCACCATCACCATTCAGACTGTGAAAGGAACCGGCGTGTGTCAGGGCGATATGAGAAGTGATTCACCCGGACAGGTGAACGAGACAAAGGAAAGGTGGAGAATAACGCCGAATAAAGTTTCAATAGGATTGGGGTGTGAGATTGGAGAAGAGATTTACAGAAGCCGTGGTCGAGGTAGGATTATAATGACTCAATATAAGACATGGCGACAAAGCTTTACCGTTCCTGAGAAAGGATACAAGAGAGTAAGCCTCACCTGCCCGATGTGCCACAGGCCCTTTGAAGTAAAAGTACATAGTAAGTCAAGGGCCCGTCTCAGAAAGCTCTATTTTGCCTCTTGTTTCCTCACAATCGCCGCGGGCGGGATCGTTTTTGGAGTATTTGCCGGGACCGAAAAAGGCCTTATGGCTTATAGTCTGGCGGCGCCCTTCATCTGTTTCACCGTATGGCAGTTATCAAATGCTATTCGCGGAAGATTTGATCCTAGCGATCTCGTCTCTCATGCAGGAGGGAAGATACACAGGATTTTTGATGAACAAAAAATCATATTCCCCGGTAAATGAACGTAAATGACTGCACACTTCGGCGCCGCTGTCTTAGAGTGTATTTTGGGGACGTCTATGATTTTATGCTTTACGTCGGCCGAAGAAGATTATAATGACGAGACATGCCAAGAAAAGCAAGGATAGACGCACCTGGGGCTTTCCATCAGGGCTATAGAGCGCAGGAAGATATTCCGTGAGGACGCTGCTCGAGTCAAGTTTTTGGAATCAAAGCACTGCGCAAAAGTGGCATCCGATTGAAGGGCGATGAAAGAATTCTGGGGGATAGTGAATTTGTTGAAAGCGTCTTAAATGAGAGCAACGAGCGTAGCGAAGGAATGGAAGTTGCGGGCATTGTTGACTAGGTTGAATTACTCTTAGTGCGATAAAAAGGCTGCCTGATCAGAGATGCATTTCATTCTGGATGAACTGGCAATCGGCAACTATGAAGAGGCATTGAGGCCCCCTCCGACGGTTTCAGCTCTGCTCAACGTGGCCATAGAGAAAGACATATATGACACAACCCTGCTCTATCACAAGATTCCCATTGTGGATATGAGGCCCATACCGCCAGAGCAAATGAGGGAAGCCGTAGGTTGGATCACAGAGCACATTGCGCAATACAGGGTCATGGTGTTCTGCAACGCGGGCGTCGGCCGTTCGCCTTCCGTGGCCATCGGCTATCTCTTTTGCATCGCGGGATACGGTTTTGGCGAGGCAGTGGAGTTTGTGGCCAGAAGAAAGTCCGATATCTCCATCCTGCCCAATCTGATCAGAACCGTTGAAGTGGCCAAGA encodes the following:
- a CDS encoding dual specificity protein phosphatase family protein — protein: MHFILDELAIGNYEEALRPPPTVSALLNVAIEKDIYDTTLLYHKIPIVDMRPIPPEQMREAVGWITEHIAQYRVMVFCNAGVGRSPSVAIGYLFCIAGYGFGEAVEFVARRKSDISILPNLIRTVEVAKKELEKEGVHRILNW